The proteins below are encoded in one region of Segatella copri:
- a CDS encoding PTS galactitol transporter subunit IIC yields MEQVFSYIISLGASVMMPIIFTVIGLCIGMKFGKALKSGLFVGVGFVGLGVVTALLTTNFNDPLKAISDIYHLQLNVFDMGWPAAAAVAYNTAVGALIIPICLGVNFLMLITKTTRTVNIDLWNYWHFAFIGAVAYFVMGQSLLWGYFAAIVCYINTLVCADLTADRFQKYYDLDGISIPQPFCQSFMPFAIVFNKLFDMIPGFSKLDIDAEGLKKKFGVLGEPLVLGVIVGALIGWAAQLDIKKILFLGVTMGAVMELIPRITALFIDGLKPISEKTQELVKTKFNGKKVHIGMSPALVIGHPTTLVASVILIPVILAIAVFLPGNQFLPLASLAGMFYLFPMILPFTRGNVVKTLIIGLVTLVIGLYFVTDMAPDFTLAANQVYAATGDNAAHIPDGFSGGALDFASSLFGWVIYRGVKLSYVGMGVLAVITVAMMVINRQRIVKEERKVKG; encoded by the coding sequence ATGGAACAAGTATTTAGCTATATTATCAGTCTCGGTGCGAGCGTGATGATGCCTATCATCTTCACGGTTATCGGTCTGTGTATTGGCATGAAATTCGGAAAGGCTTTGAAGTCGGGACTCTTCGTAGGCGTGGGTTTCGTAGGCTTGGGCGTGGTAACAGCATTGCTGACTACCAACTTCAACGACCCATTGAAGGCTATTTCTGACATCTACCACCTACAGTTAAACGTTTTTGACATGGGATGGCCTGCAGCTGCAGCTGTAGCTTACAATACAGCAGTGGGCGCATTGATTATCCCAATCTGTCTGGGTGTCAACTTCCTGATGTTGATTACCAAGACAACACGTACCGTAAATATCGACCTCTGGAACTACTGGCACTTCGCCTTTATCGGTGCGGTGGCTTACTTCGTGATGGGCCAGAGTTTGCTTTGGGGCTATTTCGCAGCTATCGTCTGCTACATCAACACGCTGGTCTGTGCAGACCTGACAGCCGACAGATTCCAGAAATATTACGATTTGGATGGTATCTCTATTCCGCAGCCATTCTGCCAGAGTTTCATGCCATTCGCAATCGTTTTCAATAAACTCTTCGATATGATTCCGGGCTTCTCTAAGCTCGATATTGATGCAGAGGGACTGAAGAAGAAGTTTGGTGTGCTCGGCGAGCCACTGGTACTCGGTGTTATCGTAGGTGCCCTGATAGGTTGGGCAGCCCAGCTCGATATCAAGAAGATTCTCTTCCTGGGTGTAACGATGGGAGCCGTGATGGAGCTGATTCCTCGTATTACAGCCCTGTTTATCGACGGTTTGAAGCCTATCTCAGAGAAGACACAGGAGTTGGTGAAGACCAAGTTTAACGGCAAGAAGGTTCATATCGGTATGAGTCCTGCCCTGGTTATCGGTCATCCTACTACCTTGGTAGCATCTGTGATTCTGATTCCGGTTATCCTGGCTATCGCAGTCTTCCTGCCAGGCAACCAGTTCTTGCCTTTGGCATCGTTGGCAGGTATGTTCTACCTCTTCCCAATGATTCTGCCGTTTACAAGAGGTAATGTGGTGAAGACGCTTATCATCGGCCTGGTAACCCTCGTCATCGGTCTCTATTTCGTTACCGATATGGCACCAGACTTTACACTGGCAGCCAACCAGGTTTATGCAGCTACAGGCGATAATGCCGCTCATATCCCTGACGGATTCTCAGGTGGTGCACTCGATTTCGCATCCTCTCTCTTCGGATGGGTTATCTATCGCGGTGTGAAGCTTTCATACGTAGGTATGGGTGTTCTCGCAGTCATCACAGTAGCCATGATGGTTATCAACCGTCAGCGCATCGTGAAGGAAGAGAGAAAGGTAAAAGGGTAA
- a CDS encoding MFS transporter: MSPITTSKMSNFRWVICALLFIATTVNYMDRQVLSLTWKDFIAPEFHWTDDHYGTITGLFSIFYAIANLFAGKFVDWMGTKKGYLIAIFVWSTGAVMHAGCGWVAMQMEGYDSIEALRMVQAGSDAAVAIATISVWLFLSCRLILAVGEAGNFPAAIKVTAEYFPKKDRAFSTAIFNSGASVGALAAPATIPLLARSMGWEWAFIIIGVLGYVWMGLWVWLYDKPSESKHVNKAELTYIEQDEDLEKVEAEKETETADAEEKTIGFLKCFSYRQTWSFIVGKLMTDGVWWFFLFWAPAYFSDQYGYSSDSGMGIALIFTLYAIVTVLSIGGGYLPTYFVDKKGMNPYIGRMRAMLIFACFPLLGLIAQPMGAYSAWWPAIIIGLLGAGHQAWSANLYSTIGDMFPKSTVATITGIGAMAGGIGSFLINKGSGMLFTYAEGQGSAFSFMGFDGKPGAYMIVFCICSVAYLVGWCIMKALVPKYKPIVVE; this comes from the coding sequence ATGAGTCCTATTACAACAAGCAAAATGTCCAACTTCCGTTGGGTAATCTGTGCACTGCTCTTCATCGCAACCACAGTCAATTACATGGACCGTCAGGTTCTCTCTTTAACATGGAAAGACTTCATTGCTCCAGAATTCCACTGGACAGATGATCACTATGGTACCATCACCGGTCTTTTCTCAATCTTCTATGCCATCGCCAACCTCTTCGCAGGTAAGTTCGTTGACTGGATGGGCACCAAGAAAGGTTATCTCATTGCCATCTTCGTATGGTCAACAGGTGCTGTGATGCACGCCGGTTGCGGTTGGGTAGCTATGCAGATGGAAGGTTATGATTCTATCGAGGCACTACGCATGGTACAGGCAGGTAGTGATGCAGCTGTAGCGATTGCTACAATCAGTGTATGGCTGTTCCTCTCTTGCCGCTTGATTCTTGCTGTGGGTGAGGCTGGTAACTTCCCAGCAGCCATCAAGGTAACAGCAGAGTATTTCCCTAAGAAAGACCGTGCTTTCTCTACCGCTATCTTCAACAGTGGTGCTTCTGTAGGCGCTTTGGCAGCTCCAGCTACCATTCCATTGTTGGCTCGCAGCATGGGCTGGGAGTGGGCATTCATTATCATCGGTGTGCTCGGTTACGTATGGATGGGCCTCTGGGTATGGCTCTATGACAAACCATCTGAGAGCAAGCATGTAAACAAGGCTGAACTTACTTATATTGAACAAGATGAGGACCTCGAAAAGGTTGAGGCTGAGAAAGAGACAGAGACTGCTGACGCTGAGGAGAAAACAATCGGCTTCCTGAAGTGCTTCAGCTACCGTCAGACCTGGTCATTCATCGTTGGTAAGCTGATGACTGATGGTGTTTGGTGGTTCTTCCTCTTCTGGGCACCTGCTTACTTCTCTGACCAGTATGGTTATTCTTCTGATTCAGGTATGGGTATCGCCCTCATCTTCACTCTCTATGCTATTGTAACCGTATTGAGTATTGGTGGTGGTTACTTGCCAACCTACTTTGTTGACAAGAAGGGTATGAATCCATATATCGGTAGAATGCGTGCGATGTTGATTTTCGCTTGCTTCCCATTGCTCGGTCTGATTGCCCAACCTATGGGTGCGTACAGTGCATGGTGGCCAGCTATCATCATCGGTTTGCTCGGTGCAGGTCATCAGGCATGGTCAGCTAACCTCTATTCTACCATCGGTGATATGTTCCCTAAGTCAACTGTAGCTACCATCACCGGTATTGGTGCGATGGCAGGTGGTATCGGTTCCTTCCTGATTAACAAGGGTTCCGGTATGCTCTTCACCTATGCCGAGGGTCAGGGTTCTGCCTTCAGCTTCATGGGCTTCGATGGCAAGCCAGGTGCCTACATGATTGTATTCTGCATCTGTAGTGTAGCTTACCTCGTAGGCTGGTGCATCATGAAGGCATTGGTTCCTAAGTACAAGCCAATCGTGGTTGAATAA
- the kduI gene encoding 5-dehydro-4-deoxy-D-glucuronate isomerase — protein MKKLTLILAAMVLTASQAFGQCGKCGYEVKAENAYTNYNVRYASNPMDAKHYTTDRLRGEFAIEKVFAPGEVNWTYTMFDRFLIGGAEPTTAPLKLTSIAPLYTDKPNDQKNLLDNRELGIINIGGEGTVTVDGKKYTLGFQEALYVGRGAKNIEVSSKDAAKPAKFYMNSACAHQTYPTKKVTLKDANNIKAGSLKESNDRVIHQLIINGVAGVRTCQLQMGVTELKEGSVWNTMPAHTHLRRMETYLYYNVPEGQKILHVMGEPQETRPIWLNNEQAVIAPEWSIHCAAGTSNYTFIWGMAGENLIYNDMQVVKIPTLE, from the coding sequence ATGAAGAAATTAACATTAATATTAGCAGCAATGGTATTAACAGCAAGTCAGGCTTTTGGCCAGTGTGGAAAATGTGGTTATGAAGTGAAGGCAGAAAATGCCTACACTAACTACAACGTTCGTTATGCAAGCAATCCGATGGATGCAAAGCACTATACAACAGACCGTCTTCGCGGTGAATTCGCTATCGAGAAGGTGTTTGCTCCAGGCGAGGTAAACTGGACATACACCATGTTCGACCGCTTCCTCATCGGTGGTGCTGAGCCAACAACTGCTCCTCTGAAGCTGACTTCTATCGCTCCTCTCTATACAGACAAGCCAAACGATCAGAAGAATCTGCTCGACAACCGCGAGTTGGGTATCATCAACATCGGTGGCGAGGGTACTGTTACCGTTGACGGCAAGAAGTATACACTCGGTTTCCAGGAGGCTCTCTACGTAGGTCGTGGTGCCAAGAACATCGAGGTAAGCAGCAAGGATGCAGCTAAGCCAGCTAAGTTCTATATGAACAGCGCTTGTGCTCATCAGACATATCCTACCAAGAAGGTTACCCTGAAGGATGCCAACAACATTAAGGCTGGTAGCCTGAAGGAGAGCAACGACCGCGTAATCCACCAGTTGATTATCAATGGTGTAGCCGGTGTTCGTACCTGCCAGTTGCAGATGGGTGTTACTGAGTTGAAGGAGGGTTCTGTATGGAACACCATGCCAGCTCATACTCACCTCCGCCGTATGGAGACTTACCTCTATTATAATGTACCAGAGGGTCAGAAGATTCTCCACGTAATGGGTGAACCACAGGAGACACGTCCTATCTGGTTGAACAACGAGCAGGCTGTGATAGCTCCAGAGTGGTCTATCCACTGTGCAGCAGGTACCAGCAACTATACCTTTATCTGGGGTATGGCAGGTGAGAATCTGATCTATAACGATATGCAGGTAGTGAAGATTCCTACATTGGAATAA
- a CDS encoding helix-turn-helix transcriptional regulator, whose protein sequence is MAKDLYKDQNIASNFLDTINVSSFNKEEQMYGELLKIQATDLTDHDIKPYEKNISRIINYMQNKKDYTFLKLALYYAGRIKSEKDEAMKAVNFYTKAASIKDTILNINNKCYSQLGNIYYDQYLYDYAIDMYTKAYNEAFIAKDDIAMVKILKDKALVLLDKGETTLALKLLKKALKMAEHTKDIRCINSVKSYCVIAYTDKRDWGNAQKLLPDILHNINKADSSAVYFIAANLYKQTDISKANMLYSFLKNKGNIYAKEEAYKFLTKESLGKEKNFESIKFFERYTHIVDSIRRNTNSEMMAKIKGLYDYQKQKERITRISKEKNEFKLLFASTTVFLLLVTTFAFLLISRLRRRAQEEKRQVFMLKKLQDEMRQNSLEKIKENNKRIDELELQLINATNEKDELKKRLADEKEKLLAQNAINKLKIEEENRALGSIKNTDIGIMIQKKKRSETKEYLTKEERKQMEDTFDQFMPSFKEKLWSVYDISNRELNVCMLIKLGCKPADMACLLGCTPSAISKIRIRLYKKFFNKLGSAEDWDRFILSL, encoded by the coding sequence ATGGCTAAAGATTTATACAAAGACCAAAACATAGCATCAAATTTCCTCGATACCATAAATGTCTCTTCATTCAACAAAGAAGAACAAATGTATGGTGAACTTTTAAAGATTCAAGCAACAGATCTAACAGATCATGACATCAAACCATACGAGAAAAATATCAGCAGAATAATCAATTATATGCAAAACAAAAAGGATTATACTTTTCTAAAATTAGCCTTATACTATGCAGGCAGAATAAAAAGTGAAAAAGACGAAGCAATGAAAGCTGTCAATTTCTACACAAAAGCAGCGAGTATCAAAGACACCATTTTAAACATAAACAACAAATGTTATTCCCAACTTGGAAATATTTACTACGACCAATACTTATACGACTACGCTATCGATATGTACACAAAGGCATATAACGAAGCATTCATCGCAAAAGACGATATTGCTATGGTCAAAATATTGAAAGACAAAGCCCTTGTTCTTTTAGATAAGGGAGAAACTACACTTGCGCTCAAACTTTTAAAAAAAGCTTTGAAAATGGCTGAACACACTAAAGATATCAGGTGTATCAATAGTGTAAAAAGCTATTGTGTTATTGCATATACGGATAAAAGAGATTGGGGAAATGCCCAAAAGTTGCTTCCAGACATACTACACAATATCAATAAAGCAGACTCTAGTGCAGTTTATTTTATTGCAGCTAATCTATATAAGCAAACAGATATATCCAAAGCCAACATGCTATATTCCTTTCTGAAGAATAAAGGAAACATATATGCAAAAGAAGAAGCATATAAGTTTCTTACAAAAGAATCACTAGGAAAAGAGAAGAACTTTGAAAGTATAAAATTTTTCGAACGGTACACACATATTGTAGACAGCATTCGGAGAAATACGAACTCTGAAATGATGGCAAAAATCAAAGGACTGTATGATTATCAAAAGCAGAAAGAAAGAATCACCAGAATATCAAAAGAGAAAAATGAATTCAAACTTTTGTTTGCTTCTACAACTGTTTTTTTACTCTTAGTTACAACTTTTGCCTTTTTATTAATCAGTAGATTGAGACGAAGAGCTCAGGAAGAAAAAAGGCAAGTATTCATGCTGAAGAAATTGCAAGACGAGATGCGCCAAAACAGTCTGGAGAAAATAAAAGAAAACAACAAACGCATAGATGAATTAGAATTACAACTCATAAATGCTACAAATGAAAAAGATGAATTGAAGAAAAGATTAGCTGATGAGAAAGAAAAACTGTTAGCGCAGAATGCCATAAACAAACTGAAGATTGAAGAAGAAAATCGAGCTTTAGGCAGCATCAAGAACACTGATATAGGGATCATGATACAAAAGAAGAAAAGAAGTGAAACCAAAGAGTATCTGACAAAAGAAGAGAGAAAACAAATGGAAGATACCTTTGATCAGTTCATGCCAAGTTTTAAAGAAAAACTTTGGTCGGTTTATGATATCAGCAATCGAGAGTTAAATGTTTGCATGCTCATCAAATTAGGGTGCAAGCCTGCTGATATGGCATGTCTGTTAGGATGCACACCATCAGCCATCTCGAAAATAAGAATCAGATTATACAAAAAGTTCTTTAATAAGCTGGGGAGTGCAGAAGATTGGGACAGGTTTATTCTTTCTCTATAA